From the genome of Mucilaginibacter paludis DSM 18603:
AAACGGAAAGAAGGATATTTATGAGGATAGCACGCAACCTATTGAGGCGCGTTTAAACGATTTGATCGGCCAGATGACCCTGGAAGAAAAAACATGTCAACTGGCTACCTTATATGGTTACAAACGGATCCTGAAAGATTCTGTACCAACACCCGAATGGAAAAATGAGATCTGGAAAGACGGTATAGCCAATATCGACGAACATTTAAACGGCTTTATCACCTGGGGTAAAACATCAGATTTGCCACTGGTAACCGATGTTAAAAAGCACGTTTGGGCCATGAACCAAACTCAGCGCTTTTTTATTGAGCAAACCCGTTTGGGTATCCCTGTTGATTTTACTAACGAGGGTATCCGGGGCGTAGAGGCTTATCAGGCCACGGCCTTCCCCACGCAGCTTAATATGGGCATGACCTGGGATAAACCCCTGGTTAATCAAATGGGTAATATTACCGGCATGGAAGCCCGGGCACTTGGCTATACCAATGTTTATGCACCGATATTAGACGTAGCCCGCGACCAGCGTTGGGGCAGGCTGGAAGAGGTTTATGGCGAGGACCCTTACCTGGTTGCCCGCCTGGGTGTGGAGATGGCTAAAGGGATGCAGCAAAATAACCAGATAGCCGCTACCGCCAAACACTTTGCCGTTTATAGCGCCAATAAAGGCGGCCGTGAGGGTTTGGCCCGTACCGACCCGCAGGTAGCGCCGCGCGAGGTGGAAAATATATTGCTGTATCCGTTTAAAAAGGTAATTAAGGAAGCCGGCCTGATGGGGGTGATGAGCTCTTATAACGATTATGACGGTATCCCGATTTCGGGCAGCAGTTATTGGCTGATACAACGCCTAAGGCAGGAATTTGGCTTTAAAGGCTATGTAGTAAGCGATAGCGATGCGCTGGAATACCTGTACAATAAACACCATGTTGCCGCCGACCTGAAAGATGCCGTTTACCAGGCCTTTATGGCGGGGATGAATGTGCGCACCACTTTCAGAACCCCCGATAGCATTATTATTTATGCCCGGCAATTGGTTAAAGAGGGTAAACTGCCTATAGATACCATTAACAGCCGGGTACGCGATGTGCTGAGGGTTAAGTTTAAATTAGGTTTGTTTGATCACCCTTATGTACAGGATGCCGAAGCCAGCGCTAAATTAGTTAACTGCGCCGCTAACCAGGCGGTAGCCTTGCAGGCATCTAAAGAAAGTATTGTACTGTTGAAAAACAAGGGTGCCATTTTGCCTTTATCCAAACAACAAACTTTAGCGGTAATAGGCCCCAACGCCCTTAACGACGATTATGCACATACGCACTACGGCCCGCTGGCATCAAAAAGTATCAATATATTAGAGGGGATTCAGGCTAAGGTTGGCGCAGGTAAAGTGCTGTATGCCCTGGGCTGTAATTTGGTAGACAAGCATTGGCCCGAAAGTGAGATACTGCCGCAAGACCCTGATCAGGCAGAGCAAGCCAAAATAGACAGCGCGGTTACCATAGCGCGGCATGCCGATGTGGCTGTTGTTGTACTGGGGGGCAATACCCAAACTGCCGGCGAAAATAAAAGTCGCACCAGCCTTGATCTTCCCGGTTACCAGCTGAGGTTGGTTAAAGCGGTTAAGGCTACCGGTAAGCCGGTGGTGGTAGTTTTGATAGGATCGCAGCCGATGACGATCAATTGGATAGATCAGCATATTGATGGCATTATTTACGCAGGTTATCCCGGCACGCAGGGTGGCACCGCTGTTGCCGATGTGTTGTTTGGCGATTATAATCCCGGTGGTAAGCTCACTTTAACGTTTCCGAAATCGGTTGGGCAATTGCCGTTTAATTTCCCCACAAAGCCAAATTCAGAAACAGACGAGGGCGAGCTCGCCAAAATTAAGGGACTGCTTTATCCGTTTGGTTTCGGGTTGAGCTATACCACTTTTGCTTACAGTGATTTGAAGATCAGCCCCGCTATTCAGAGTGATCAGGGTAACGTTACCGTTAGCTGTAAGGTAACCAACACAGGCAAAGTGGCCGGCGACGAGGTTGTTCAGTTATACCTCCGTGATGTATTAAGTACCGTTACCACTTACGAAAAAGTTTTACGTGGCTTTGATCGCCTCAGCTTAAAACCCGGCGAAACCAAAGAAGTGATGTTTACCATCGTTCCCGATGATTTGAAATTATATAACCGCCAAATGAAGTATGTTGTTGAGCCTGGTGAGTTTAAGGTAATGGTGGGAGCATCGTCAGATAACATTAAATTAACAGGAACTTTCGAGATAAAATAAATACAAAAAATGCGCTATGTAGGTTTAAAAGCACCATTGGCGAATTAATTACCCTAATTAAACTAAAAAATCACCCCTATTTTATTAACTAAAACTTCAAATTCGTTTAACCCAGCATTAATTAAAAAACGATGAACAAAAACGTA
Proteins encoded in this window:
- a CDS encoding glycoside hydrolase family 3 N-terminal domain-containing protein; protein product: MKLTIRIKYALPCVIAFFYLLTCLSFKADPPIYKKGWIDLNKNGKKDIYEDSTQPIEARLNDLIGQMTLEEKTCQLATLYGYKRILKDSVPTPEWKNEIWKDGIANIDEHLNGFITWGKTSDLPLVTDVKKHVWAMNQTQRFFIEQTRLGIPVDFTNEGIRGVEAYQATAFPTQLNMGMTWDKPLVNQMGNITGMEARALGYTNVYAPILDVARDQRWGRLEEVYGEDPYLVARLGVEMAKGMQQNNQIAATAKHFAVYSANKGGREGLARTDPQVAPREVENILLYPFKKVIKEAGLMGVMSSYNDYDGIPISGSSYWLIQRLRQEFGFKGYVVSDSDALEYLYNKHHVAADLKDAVYQAFMAGMNVRTTFRTPDSIIIYARQLVKEGKLPIDTINSRVRDVLRVKFKLGLFDHPYVQDAEASAKLVNCAANQAVALQASKESIVLLKNKGAILPLSKQQTLAVIGPNALNDDYAHTHYGPLASKSINILEGIQAKVGAGKVLYALGCNLVDKHWPESEILPQDPDQAEQAKIDSAVTIARHADVAVVVLGGNTQTAGENKSRTSLDLPGYQLRLVKAVKATGKPVVVVLIGSQPMTINWIDQHIDGIIYAGYPGTQGGTAVADVLFGDYNPGGKLTLTFPKSVGQLPFNFPTKPNSETDEGELAKIKGLLYPFGFGLSYTTFAYSDLKISPAIQSDQGNVTVSCKVTNTGKVAGDEVVQLYLRDVLSTVTTYEKVLRGFDRLSLKPGETKEVMFTIVPDDLKLYNRQMKYVVEPGEFKVMVGASSDNIKLTGTFEIK